AAGAGAAGGCGCGCACGTCGTGCCTCGACGGAGTCCCGCTCGCGCAGGGTGCACTCTCGCGGGCGCAGAAAGTCCTCTCGCGCGCTGGTCGTGCAGGCCTCGCCCCGACGGCAGCGCTGTCCCTCGGCGTGGTGGTCGGCGACGGTGCTGCGGACGTCGGAGCAGCGCTCCTCGAGCTCGTGCGCCACGCTGCGGCGGTCGGCGTCGACGCCGAAGGGGCGTTGCGCGAGGCGTCGCGTCAGGTGGAAGCGCAGGTCAGAGAGGCAGAAGAAGGACAACGCGCAGCGAGTGCACACGGAGCGGGTGAGGCGAGGGTGAAATAGCGGGCTAGCCCGCGACCCGGCGCTCGGGCCCGGGGTGATCTTGGTGTGGTCTGTTCCGAGATGTCTGGCGCGAGGCCCGTGTCCGGATCCACGATCGAGACGTGTCCAGGCCCAGTGGTACGTGTCAGAGGTGTCGGCGATGAACGCATCCCGCCACCGTCTCGGAGGTTCCCTCCCCGACCAGCGCCCGCCGACCCTCGTCGACGGTTCTCAGGCGGTGCGCCCCGTCTCGCTCCTGGCGCCTGCGCCAGCCGCGCCTGCCCCGGCTCTCGAGACGACCCGCCCTGCCACGGTGCACGCGGTCGGTGGCACCGTCGAGTGGGCCCGGCTCCACCGGCTGCGCCTCGTCGTCCTCGACGCGGTCCTCGTCGGTGTCGCCCTGACGTTCGCGTACGTCGCCCGTGTGGCGCTCGGGTTCCCCGGCGGCGACGTCGTCGTCCCGACGTCGTCCTACGTCCTCATCACCGTCGTCCTCGGGCCGGCGTGGCTGGTCGCGCTCACCGTAGAGAAGTCGCGGGACCGGCGGATCGTGGGGGTCGGTCTCACCGAGTACCGGCGGGTGTTCCAGGGCACGTGGAAGTTTTTCGCGATGGTCGCGGTCATCTCCTACCTCGTCCGGTTCGACCTCGCACGGGGGTACGTCGCGGTCGCGATGCCGGTCGGTATCGCGCTCCTGCTCGGTGGTCGGTATCGCGCCCGGGCCTGGTTGCGTCAGCACCGCGAGGCGGGGGAGTGCATGTCGCCCCTGGTGGTCGCGGGGTCACGGACGGGGGTCGAGGACCTCATCACCGAGCTCACGGCGAACCCGTGCGCCGGCTACCTCGTCGTCGGAGCGTGCATCCCGGACGGCGACCGCTGCCTGGGCGAGCTCGTGGCGGGTGTCGCCGTCCTCGGTGACGTCCTCGACATCCCCGCAGCAGCCCGGGCGACGGGCGCCAGGAGCGTCGCGGTCGGCGGGTGCGACTCGCTCACGTCGAGCGTCGTGCAGAACCTCGGGTGGGAGCTGGAGACGACAGGCACCGAGCTCATCGTCGCTCCGGGGCTCGTCGACGTCGCAGGGCCTCGGGTCGTCATGAGCCCGGCTGAAGGGCTCTCGCTCGTCCACGTGGACGCCGCGTGCTTCTCCGGGGTGAAGTATCTCGTGAAGTCCTGCGTCGA
This sequence is a window from Sanguibacter antarcticus. Protein-coding genes within it:
- a CDS encoding sugar transferase; this translates as MNASRHRLGGSLPDQRPPTLVDGSQAVRPVSLLAPAPAAPAPALETTRPATVHAVGGTVEWARLHRLRLVVLDAVLVGVALTFAYVARVALGFPGGDVVVPTSSYVLITVVLGPAWLVALTVEKSRDRRIVGVGLTEYRRVFQGTWKFFAMVAVISYLVRFDLARGYVAVAMPVGIALLLGGRYRARAWLRQHREAGECMSPLVVAGSRTGVEDLITELTANPCAGYLVVGACIPDGDRCLGELVAGVAVLGDVLDIPAAARATGARSVAVGGCDSLTSSVVQNLGWELETTGTELIVAPGLVDVAGPRVVMSPAEGLSLVHVDAACFSGVKYLVKSCVDWLLALVALVVLAVPLLVVAAAVKATSAGPVFYRQERIGRDGRPFMMLKFRSMRSGADREVAVLADRNEAAGPLFKIHDDPRVTAIGTYMRRYSVDELPQFLNVLRGDMSLVGPRPQLPCEVAQYDGHAARRLRVKPGITGPWQVSGRSDLEWKVGLRKDVYYTENWTVFSDFLILARTLKAVTAHKGAY